One Acidobacteriota bacterium genomic window, TGGCGATCTCGTCGATCTTTGCCTTCGGATACGCGACCGGGATCCCGAGGAATATGCACAGCGCGCATAGCGAGGCAGCGCCGGCGTCGAGACCGTGTCCCAAGCCGACGAGGAACGGCGCACCCTGCCCCCAGAACGTGCCGGCGGTGAACGAGAATCCGATCCAGAGAGCGGTCGCACCCAGGCCGAAGACGGTCACCGCCTTGTGCAACAGGTTGGCATTCCGCCAGTCACTGATCAGGTCGGGGATCGAGAATAAGGAGAGGCCGGTCATGTCTGCGCAAACCAGCGCGTCTACTTTGCCGGCGCGATCGGCGGGGTGAGCCAGTGATTCACGATCCACCCCGTGCAAGCCACCAGTACAGCGAGCCACGGATGCGCCGCCGCCTCGGTGGCGACAAAGTTCTGCACGGTGGTGGAGAGAGCCGTTGCGAGAACCAGCACGAGCGGGGCCAGGGTTGGAAGCCACTTCGTCATAATCGATTCCTTTCTATTTCCGGTCGTTCATTTCCGGCCGATTATTTGCGGTCGTTCACTTGCGGTCGTTTAGGTTCGATCCAGCGCCGCGAGTCCTTCCGCGCGATACACCATCAGGACCTTTTCCGCGTATGCCGGATCGGTGGCCCAATGCTGAGCCAGGGCGCGGGTGAACGCTTCGGGATCGCCGGCTGCGGCCCGCGCCGCGGCGTACAGGGAAACGCGGCTGAGGATGGCGTCGCGGTCGACGAAGCATTCGGCCATGGAGCCATAGCGAGCGAAGCGTGCGGTCACGCCTTGCGACACGCCGTTGAGCACTTCGGTGGTCGGCAGCTCGATGAACGGACGTCCGCCGTGCGCCTTGATCCCAAAGTAGTTGTAGGCATCGCGCGCGAGTTGTGAACTTCCCCACGCCGATTCCAGCGCCGCTTGGGCAACGGTGATGCCAGCCGGAAAATGGCTGACGGCCGAAGCGACCCGGGCGGCTGCGGTCGCCTGTCGCAGAAACTTTTCACGCGTCATGGATGATGATTCCTCAGGTAGTCGAAGGCGATGTGGATCAGGGTCCCGACGAAGCCGGCGAGCGCGCCGATGCCCATGGCGCGCTGCACCAGGGCCTCATGCTTTTCGACGCGCGCCTCGAGGTCGTGTAACCGTCCAGGCTGGCCGTTGCCGAGAAGCCCGCGCATCTGTGTCTTGAGTTCCGCGAGTTCGTTCAACACGGTCTGTTCGAATTCATACATGGATGTCTCAGTTCCGGATCAGAAGAGCGGCCAGCCGAGGTGCAGCAAGGTGGAAGAGCGGGAATACTTCGGTGGCGAAGAGTTGTCATACTGCCGCAGGTAGAAATCCACCGTGCGCGTGAGCCGCGTCACGGTGAAGGTGCGGGTAGTGAAGCGCCCGGTGAGATCGCGGTCATCCTCCAGGCCCCAGTTGCGATCGCTGCGCCGCACCTCGATGCCGCCGCCCGCGGGCGGCGTGTTGCCGGCGTCGATGTCCACCGTGGTGGAGGTGGCGTCGGTGATCTCGGCGGCGGCAAGGTCGGCGAGGAAGGTGGCGCCGGTGGTGGCGGTGGTCGCGGTGACGTCGAGCTCTTCATTAAGGCGCGCGGGATCGAACTCGAACCCAAGCGGCTGCGCCGCCTCATTGGCGAACGCGATGCGGTAGCGCGAACCGTCTCCTGCGAGGTCCATGCATTCGATCTCGACCTCGCGCACGATGGCGCTGAACGCCGCGGTACGGGATGGCACGTCGATGGCAAAAGCGTCCCCGGGCCAGACATCACTCGCGGAGCCGGTTGGCAGGAAGTCACTCCACACCGAGTACTGCCCGCTCCAAGCCTGGCCGATCGAGTCATCGAGCAGCGCCAGCGCGGCATTCTCGCAATCGGTCGAGGTGCGCGGCGAAGGGCTGGCAACCGTCCGCAGCGCCGACCGCACGCCATCATCGCCCGCGACGGCATGCGCAGCGATGCTTGCGAGGTCGACGATGCGCACCAGCGCGCGGCTGCGGCTGCGATAGCGCACCACGATCTTCTCGCTCGCGGCCGGCGGATACTGGCTGAAGAACTGCAGCGCAGGCAGGGAGAGCACCTGGCACTCGCCGCCATCGGCCAGCGCTCCCACCAGCCGCGTTCGGTATGCCTGCGCCGGTATCTGGCTGCGGACCTCGGCATCGTTCACGCGCGCATGGCGCGTGAACGAGGTCGAGCAGTGCGCGGTAAGGATGTCGAGCAGCGCGAAGGCACAGAAAGCGGGCGCGGATGCGAGCACGCCGTCATAGAGCACGGTCGAGGCTGCAGCTTGCGAGCCGGGCGAGGCCGGATCGATGTCGTGGACCTCGAGCACCAGGCGCACGTCACTTGCGACAGTGGCGCCTCCACGTGCGCTGCCCGCCGGATGCACCGATGAGTGGAAGACCTGTTGGCGCCGGAAGGCTTCCCCCGCGTAGGTGCGGGTGGTCAATCCGTAGCGATGGTTCGTGACCGTGGTGATGGTGGGACCGGTGGCCACGCCATTGATCAATGCCTGGATCACGGATTGCGCGCCGGAGGGCGTGATGCGAAATCCGGCAAAGCAATTC contains:
- a CDS encoding glucosaminidase domain-containing protein, with the translated sequence MTREKFLRQATAAARVASAVSHFPAGITVAQAALESAWGSSQLARDAYNYFGIKAHGGRPFIELPTTEVLNGVSQGVTARFARYGSMAECFVDRDAILSRVSLYAAARAAAGDPEAFTRALAQHWATDPAYAEKVLMVYRAEGLAALDRT